A portion of the Acidisoma sp. PAMC 29798 genome contains these proteins:
- a CDS encoding ATP-dependent helicase, whose protein sequence is MADHLEGLNESQRAAVAASAPQLVLAGAGSGKTETLARRAIDLIVTRNEQPNRLLCITFTNRAASEMRARMAARLGGQAPGWVGTFHACMARLLTEDAGAVPDLPRGFAILDAARSRATLGQVAGVRDPKLLMGLHEAMSLLRNYGVEPGAKPPKGPAFARFEPSVLADASAILPTYAAELQRLRALDFDDLLILPARAMAADPALAERWSGRWSEILVDEYQDTNSAQHRLLRLLAGGHGRVFAVGDDSQSIYGWRGAEVTHLRRFAQDFPAAGPAIKLETNYRSTRTILLAANAVAAQDPDALKKTLRPADRDGEAGAAILVTESATSEDEGRAVVGWVRAYRKRNADLPLRAFAVLVRAGFVAEPILEALREAGLPVMLVSEREIEPPREVLAAIAWLRLAMSVHPAGRDGEVWDAAADDAFRRTCAMPKRAIGGAAFARLRQHATDIGEPLAASVHSAPLEPAETQEFEAVLAIARRVGKRIGLRGTKPSEALKIVADEGGLADALSAGGATRRAWATMLTRADRAGTVADFAEQAGLGLIDAEPEGPDSVQVMTLHRAKGLEFDHVFMAGLEEGVFPSRRAAEEGSLPEERRLFYVGLTRARMTLRLSWVRRRRQWASKPSRFISDIPDDLMDGAPARHEEVARAPRVRRAPVPVDKPAKTPSQAETARLVAAFYAKRRMPAGAKK, encoded by the coding sequence ATGGCTGATCATCTTGAGGGACTGAACGAGTCGCAGCGCGCGGCAGTGGCTGCCTCTGCGCCGCAACTCGTTCTCGCCGGCGCCGGCTCGGGCAAGACGGAAACCTTAGCGCGTCGCGCCATCGACCTCATCGTGACGCGGAACGAGCAGCCGAACCGGCTCCTCTGCATCACCTTCACCAATCGCGCGGCGAGCGAAATGCGGGCCCGTATGGCTGCGCGCCTCGGCGGCCAGGCGCCCGGCTGGGTCGGCACCTTCCACGCCTGCATGGCGCGGCTACTGACCGAGGATGCCGGCGCTGTGCCGGATCTGCCGCGCGGCTTCGCCATTCTCGATGCCGCACGGTCGCGCGCGACGCTCGGCCAGGTCGCCGGGGTGCGCGACCCCAAGCTGCTGATGGGCCTGCATGAGGCGATGTCGCTGCTCCGCAACTATGGTGTCGAGCCCGGCGCCAAGCCGCCCAAGGGTCCCGCCTTCGCGCGCTTCGAGCCCTCAGTCCTTGCCGACGCGAGCGCGATCCTGCCGACCTACGCCGCTGAGCTGCAACGCCTGCGCGCGCTGGATTTCGACGATCTGCTCATTCTGCCGGCCCGCGCCATGGCCGCCGACCCCGCCCTGGCCGAGCGCTGGTCCGGTCGCTGGAGCGAAATCCTCGTCGACGAATATCAGGATACCAACAGCGCCCAGCACCGGTTGCTGCGCCTGCTTGCGGGCGGCCATGGCCGCGTCTTCGCGGTGGGGGACGATTCCCAGTCGATCTATGGCTGGCGCGGCGCCGAGGTGACGCATCTGCGCCGATTTGCGCAGGATTTTCCGGCCGCCGGCCCGGCGATCAAGCTCGAAACGAATTACCGCTCCACGCGCACCATCCTGCTGGCGGCGAATGCCGTGGCGGCGCAGGACCCGGACGCGCTGAAGAAGACGCTGCGGCCGGCAGATCGGGATGGGGAGGCCGGCGCCGCCATTCTCGTGACGGAAAGTGCTACCTCCGAGGATGAGGGCCGCGCCGTGGTCGGCTGGGTGCGTGCATACCGCAAGCGGAACGCGGACCTGCCGCTGCGGGCCTTCGCCGTGCTAGTGCGCGCCGGCTTCGTGGCGGAGCCGATCCTGGAGGCCCTGCGGGAGGCGGGATTGCCCGTGATGCTGGTCAGTGAACGCGAAATCGAGCCGCCGCGAGAAGTTCTGGCCGCCATCGCCTGGCTGCGTCTTGCCATGAGCGTGCATCCCGCCGGGCGTGACGGTGAGGTCTGGGACGCTGCGGCCGATGACGCCTTTCGCCGCACCTGCGCCATGCCCAAGCGCGCCATCGGCGGCGCGGCCTTCGCGCGTTTACGGCAGCACGCCACCGATATCGGCGAACCCTTGGCCGCCAGTGTTCACAGCGCGCCGCTGGAACCGGCGGAGACGCAGGAGTTCGAGGCGGTGCTGGCGATTGCCAGGCGCGTCGGCAAGCGCATCGGCTTGCGCGGCACCAAGCCGTCTGAAGCCCTCAAGATCGTCGCCGATGAAGGCGGCCTCGCGGATGCGCTGTCCGCGGGTGGCGCGACGCGCCGGGCATGGGCCACGATGCTCACGCGCGCCGATCGCGCCGGCACCGTGGCTGACTTTGCGGAGCAGGCGGGCCTCGGCCTGATCGATGCCGAGCCCGAGGGGCCGGATTCGGTTCAGGTCATGACGCTGCATCGCGCCAAAGGGCTGGAGTTCGACCATGTCTTCATGGCGGGGTTGGAGGAGGGGGTTTTTCCCAGCCGTCGCGCCGCCGAGGAGGGGTCACTGCCCGAGGAGCGGCGCTTGTTTTATGTGGGGCTGACGCGCGCGCGCATGACGCTCCGTCTAAGTTGGGTGCGCCGGCGGCGGCAATGGGCGAGCAAGCCCTCGCGCTTCATTTCCGACATTCCCGATGACCTCATGGACGGCGCGCCGGCGCGCCATGAGGAGGTGGCGCGCGCGCCGCGTGTCCGCCGCGCGCCCGTGCCTGTCGATAAGCCAGCCAAGACGCCGAGCCAGGCGGAGACGGCGCGTCTGGTTGCGGCTTTCTATGCCAAACGCCGCATGCCGGCGGGCGCGAAGAAATAG